A genomic window from Drosophila sulfurigaster albostrigata strain 15112-1811.04 chromosome 4, ASM2355843v2, whole genome shotgun sequence includes:
- the LOC133846979 gene encoding LOW QUALITY PROTEIN: NADH-ubiquinone oxidoreductase 49 kDa subunit (The sequence of the model RefSeq protein was modified relative to this genomic sequence to represent the inferred CDS: inserted 2 bases in 2 codons): MFSNIVKRSTSVGIHFLKGQSQITAAGGSVLSTNQYRGAAKWYPDPEFMKQFSGPVMYPDEVTALWQVPPWNSKVVPVEKSVRNLTLNFGPQHPAAHGVLRLVLELDGETVMRADPHIGLLHRGTEKLIEYKTYTQALPYFDRLDYVSMMCNEQCYSLAVEKLLNIEVPLRAKYIRTLFAELTRILNHIMAVGTHALDVGALTPFFWXFEEREKMMEFYERVSGARMHAAYIRPGGVSLDMPLGLMDDIYEFASKFSERLDEVEDVLSTNRIWVQRTEDIGIVSAEEALNYGFSGVMLRGSGIKWDLRKQQPYDAYHLVDFDIPIGTKGDCYDRYLCRIEEMRQSLRIIDQCLNQMPPGEIKTDDAKVTPPSRSEMKTSMEALIHHFKLFTQGYQVPPGATYAAIEAPKGEFGVYLVADGSSRPYRCKIKAPGFAHLAALEKXGKQHMLADVVAIIGTLDVVFGEIDR, translated from the exons atgtttagcaATATTGTAAAGCGGTCAACGAGTGTCGGAATTCACTTTTTGAAAGGTCAATCGCAGATTACAGCGGCTGGTGGCAGTGTGCTTAG TACGAATCAATACAGAGGAGCAGCTAAATGGTATCCAGATCCTGAATTTATGAAACAATTCAGCGGTCCAGTGATGTATCCAGATGAAGTTACCGCACTGTGGCAAGTGCCCCCATGGAACA GCAAAGTAGTACCCGTTGAGAAATCAGTTCGCAATTTGACCTTAAATTTTGGACCCCAGCATCCGGCAGCCCACGGTGTTCTACGTCTTGTGCTTGAGCTTGATGGCGag ACGGTGATGCGAGCAGATCCCCATATTGGTCTCCTGCATCGTGGCACTGAGAAGTTAATCGAGTACAAGACCTATACACAAGCACTGCCATACTTTGATCGTTTGGATTACGTGTCGATGATGTGCAATGAGCAATGCTACTCATTGGCCGTCGAGAAGCTACTCAACATCGAAGTTCCTCTGCGTGCCAAATACATTCGAA CACTGTTTGCTGAATTAACTCGCATTCTCAATCATATCATGGCCGTAGGCACTCATGCCTTAGACGTTGGTGCGCTGACTCCGTTTTTCT CTTTTGAAGAACGTGAGAAAATGATGGAATTCTATGAACGTGTTTCAGGCGCCCGCATGCATGCCGCTTATATTCGACCAGGCGGAGTCTCatta GATATGCCATTGGGTTTAATGGAtgatatttatgaatttgcaTCTAAGTTCTCTGAACGTTTAGATGAGGTCGAGGATGTGCTTAGTACGAACCGTATATGGGTACAACGAACTGAAGATATTGGTATTGTGTCAGCTGAGGAAGCTCTCAACTATGGTTTCAGTGGCGTTATGCTAAGAGGTTCGGGCATCAAATGGGATTTGAGAAAGCAACAACCATATGATGCTTATCACTTGGTTGACTTTGATATACCAATCGGTACAAAAGGCGATTGCTATGATCGATATCTATGTCGCATTGAAGAGATGCGCCAATCACTACGCATTATCGATCAGTGCTTAAATCAAATGCCACCCGGTGAAATTAAGACGGATGATGCTAAAGTTACGCCGCCCTCGCGCTCTGAAATGAAGACATCGATGGAAGCCCTTATCCaccattttaaattatttacccAGGGTTATCAAGTACCGCCTGGTGCGACTTATGCAGCCATTGAAGCTCCAAAGGGTGAGTTCGGCGTTTATTTGGTAGCCGATGGCTCAAGCCGCCCATATCGCTGCAAGATTAAAGCCCCCGGATTTGCTCATTTGGCTGCACTTGAAA TTGGAAAGCAACATATGTTGGCCGatgttgttgcaattattgGCActcttgatgttgtttttggcgAAATTGATCGATGA